A genomic segment from Arcobacter acticola encodes:
- a CDS encoding CYTH domain-containing protein: MAVEIERKYLIDLEKLGTLKNANRIKQGYITTNKDAVVRVRVKKDKGYLTIKSSNIGASRLEFEYEIPLDEANEMLDKLCQKPIIDKNRYIVDFANHVWEIDIFYGDNEGLVIAEVELEDENEHIELPLWIKEEVTGDIKYYNSNLMSYPYNKWK, encoded by the coding sequence ATGGCTGTAGAAATAGAAAGAAAATATTTAATTGATTTAGAAAAACTTGGAACTTTAAAAAATGCTAACAGAATAAAACAAGGATATATAACTACAAATAAAGATGCAGTTGTAAGAGTTAGAGTTAAAAAGGATAAGGGATATTTAACAATAAAAAGCTCAAATATTGGAGCATCAAGATTAGAATTTGAATATGAAATTCCCTTAGATGAAGCAAATGAAATGTTGGATAAACTATGTCAAAAACCAATTATTGATAAAAATAGATATATTGTAGATTTTGCTAATCATGTTTGGGAAATTGATATTTTCTATGGAGATAATGAAGGTTTAGTAATTGCAGAAGTTGAACTAGAAGATGAAAATGAGCATATAGAACTTCCCTTATGGATAAAAGAAGAAGTTACAGGCGATATTAAGTATTACAATTCAAATCTTATGAGCTATCCTTATAATAAATGGAAATAA
- a CDS encoding AEC family transporter — protein sequence MSLFFLLLLKIFPLYINIILGYFSTKLLDVKRESIASILIYILGPIVVFSATLSVKIDMSILFLPVFFYVFCSAIAFITLYVFRKSWSDPSGNILAFSAGTGNTGYFGIPLAIIFFPPYLADIYIFTVLASLLYESTTGFYVTAKGNFTVKESFHKMLKLPILYAFILGVIFNLLGVVIPEEVSSYTAQFKGAYGILGMMMLGMGLVGLKKGSDLDVKFISINFTMKFIFWPLAILGVIYLDRNFYMFLNEDLYKVMFLFAIVPLAGNTVTLAVLLNAKPEKASFTVLLSTIVSIIYIPIVLALYGGF from the coding sequence ATGTCACTATTTTTTCTATTATTATTGAAAATATTCCCCTTATATATAAATATAATTTTGGGATATTTTTCAACAAAATTATTAGATGTTAAAAGAGAATCAATTGCAAGTATTTTGATTTATATTTTAGGGCCAATCGTTGTGTTCTCTGCCACACTTAGCGTTAAAATTGATATGTCAATACTTTTTCTCCCAGTGTTTTTTTATGTATTTTGTTCGGCTATTGCTTTTATCACATTATATGTATTTCGTAAAAGTTGGAGTGACCCAAGTGGAAATATATTGGCATTTAGTGCAGGTACTGGAAATACGGGATATTTTGGTATTCCTTTGGCAATTATATTTTTTCCACCTTATTTAGCAGATATTTATATTTTTACTGTTCTAGCTTCACTTTTATATGAAAGTACAACGGGATTTTATGTTACAGCAAAAGGAAACTTTACTGTAAAAGAGTCTTTTCATAAGATGTTGAAACTTCCTATTTTATATGCATTTATTTTAGGTGTAATCTTTAATCTGTTAGGAGTTGTAATACCTGAGGAAGTTAGTTCTTATACTGCACAGTTCAAAGGTGCATATGGAATTTTAGGAATGATGATGCTTGGTATGGGTTTAGTTGGATTGAAAAAAGGAAGTGATTTGGATGTAAAATTTATATCAATTAATTTTACAATGAAATTTATCTTTTGGCCGCTTGCAATTTTAGGTGTTATTTATTTAGATAGAAATTTCTATATGTTTTTGAATGAAGATTTATATAAAGTTATGTTTTTATTTGCAATTGTTCCTCTTGCTGGAAATACAGTAACCTTAGCAGTTTTATTAAATGCAAAACCAGAGAAAGCAAGTTTTACAGTACTATTAAGCACTATAGTTTCTATAATTTATATACCAATAGTTCTTGCTCTATATGGTGGATTTTAG
- a CDS encoding NAD(P)-dependent oxidoreductase, whose protein sequence is MQHIINSAQTCLDCKKPKCQIGCPVGTPIAEMIRLFLSGDIKEAGQKVFDNNPLSIICSLVCPHEKHCEGHCVLNKKHTPVNVGGIENYISTYYMNYRAFEKPEQNGRNIAIIGSGPAGISLAMMMALKGYNMTMYEANDKIGGVLRYGIPDFRLDRTILDTIEEKLKKIGVKIRKNIMIGKNITLDDMFRDDFDAVFIGTGVWRPKKLGIKGESLGNVHFAIDYLKTPKAYDLGEKVIVVGAGNVAMDVARTAIRNGAHEVSIMYRKGEEDMPAERIEIEHAKIDGVKFNLFKSPLEFSETGIKYENTKEDDNSIAFEEADSILIAISQTARDLIVKNNTGLSLGENGLLESDENGVTARKGVFASGDVVTGARTVVEAVAFSKRVAKSIEEYIDTLPPKNKVS, encoded by the coding sequence ATGCAACATATAATAAATTCAGCACAAACATGTTTAGACTGCAAAAAACCAAAATGTCAAATAGGTTGTCCAGTGGGAACACCAATTGCAGAAATGATAAGACTATTTTTAAGTGGAGATATAAAAGAAGCAGGACAAAAAGTATTTGATAATAATCCTTTATCAATCATTTGTTCACTTGTTTGTCCCCATGAAAAACATTGTGAGGGACATTGTGTATTAAATAAAAAACACACTCCTGTAAATGTTGGTGGAATTGAAAATTATATTTCAACATATTATATGAATTATAGAGCCTTTGAAAAACCAGAGCAAAATGGAAGAAATATTGCAATTATTGGTTCTGGTCCAGCTGGAATTAGTTTAGCCATGATGATGGCCTTAAAAGGTTATAACATGACTATGTACGAAGCAAATGACAAAATTGGTGGAGTTTTAAGATATGGGATCCCTGATTTTAGACTTGATAGAACTATTCTTGATACTATTGAAGAAAAACTGAAAAAAATTGGTGTAAAAATTAGAAAAAATATTATGATAGGAAAAAATATCACCCTTGATGATATGTTTAGAGATGATTTTGATGCTGTATTTATAGGAACAGGTGTATGGCGACCTAAAAAACTAGGGATTAAAGGGGAAAGTCTTGGAAATGTTCATTTTGCAATAGATTATTTAAAAACTCCAAAAGCGTATGATTTAGGGGAAAAAGTAATAGTTGTAGGAGCTGGAAATGTTGCTATGGATGTTGCTAGAACTGCGATTAGAAATGGTGCCCATGAAGTTTCTATTATGTATAGAAAAGGTGAAGAAGATATGCCTGCTGAAAGGATAGAAATAGAACATGCAAAAATAGATGGAGTGAAATTTAATCTTTTTAAATCACCTTTAGAGTTTAGTGAAACTGGAATAAAATATGAAAATACTAAAGAAGATGATAATTCTATTGCCTTTGAAGAAGCAGATTCAATATTAATTGCAATTAGTCAAACAGCAAGAGACTTAATAGTAAAAAACAATACAGGTCTTAGTCTTGGAGAAAATGGTCTTTTAGAAAGTGATGAAAATGGAGTAACTGCAAGAAAAGGTGTATTTGCTTCAGGAGATGTAGTTACGGGTGCCCGAACAGTTGTAGAAGCTGTTGCTTTTTCTAAAAGAGTTGCAAAATCTATTGAAGAATATATTGATACACTTCCACCTAAAAATAAAGTTTCTTAA
- a CDS encoding OmpA family protein → MSLIKKLILLLIFFIVLNIFSIFEFDYKSYLSDNESLSTLTSKNDEKDFLNQLNDFKNRVFSSFADEKKEVKALNLELIKKDGLIEMSGSFANENDAKKIADILNINREGNFQFDTQSLIEESLLDDLVLLVTPLKDYFTDNSKLTVLNNQVFLSGELINPSYKDLLDSILLRVKVDLKTNITLPKAELTHADKVINKMEQVLDSKVIKDEKTNASATDNTKVKPSSAVSNEVKKKDIQSTINKLLSSKKINFERRSTKITEDSNIVVKEIAKILQDNPSFKIEIAGHTDSRGSDSLNKQISQDRASSVRDVLISLGIDKNRVTAIGYGEEFPIAQDDENGLSEINRRVEFNILGE, encoded by the coding sequence ATGTCGTTGATTAAAAAACTAATTTTGTTGTTAATATTTTTTATTGTTCTTAATATTTTCTCTATTTTTGAATTTGATTATAAGAGTTATTTATCAGATAACGAAAGTTTAAGTACATTAACAAGTAAAAATGATGAAAAAGATTTTCTAAATCAATTAAATGATTTCAAAAATAGAGTTTTTAGTTCATTTGCCGATGAAAAAAAAGAAGTGAAAGCACTTAATTTAGAACTAATTAAAAAAGATGGGCTTATTGAGATGAGTGGTTCATTTGCAAATGAAAATGATGCAAAAAAAATCGCAGATATTCTTAATATAAACCGTGAAGGTAACTTTCAATTTGATACACAAAGTCTTATTGAGGAGTCTTTATTAGATGATTTAGTTTTATTGGTAACTCCTTTAAAGGATTATTTTACAGATAATTCAAAATTAACTGTACTTAATAATCAAGTTTTTTTATCAGGAGAATTAATTAATCCAAGCTATAAAGATTTATTAGATTCAATTCTTTTAAGAGTTAAAGTTGATTTAAAAACTAATATTACTCTTCCAAAAGCTGAACTAACACATGCTGATAAAGTAATAAATAAAATGGAACAAGTACTTGATAGTAAAGTAATAAAAGATGAAAAAACAAATGCATCTGCTACTGATAATACTAAAGTTAAACCATCTTCTGCTGTATCTAATGAAGTTAAGAAAAAAGATATTCAATCAACAATTAATAAACTTTTATCAAGCAAAAAAATTAATTTTGAAAGAAGAAGTACAAAAATAACAGAAGATTCAAATATTGTTGTTAAAGAAATTGCAAAGATTTTACAAGATAATCCAAGTTTCAAAATTGAAATAGCAGGGCATACTGATTCAAGAGGAAGTGATTCTTTAAACAAGCAAATATCTCAAGATAGAGCTTCAAGTGTTCGTGATGTATTGATTTCACTAGGAATAGATAAAAACAGAGTTACGGCTATTGGTTATGGAGAAGAATTTCCAATTGCTCAAGATGATGAAAATGGTCTATCAGAGATTAATAGAAGAGTTGAATTTAATATTTTAGGAGAATAG
- a CDS encoding YhdH/YhfP family quinone oxidoreductase: MKAFLVEKIGDKEFTADVKEVAIPKCGENEIVIKVTYSSLNYKDALSSVGNPGVTRNFPHITGIDVAGTVYESTSSIFKVGERVLVTGYDMGMNTNGGHAEFVKIPADWVARIPDAITDKEIMTFGTAGLTAALSVNELMDNGIRPESGSILVTGATGGVGSIAVSILSKIGFTVVAISGKEEKTDYLKRIGASEVILRDTFNEEAKKPMMGEKYAGVVDTVGGEVLANALKYIKYDGVATCCGLTSSHELNTNVFPFILRGVRLIGIDSVECKLEKKQAAWEKIASKWKISTLNSITNEITLNEVKDAYSLLLAGKAVGRYVVRIKD, encoded by the coding sequence ATGAAAGCTTTTTTAGTAGAAAAAATTGGTGATAAAGAATTTACAGCAGACGTGAAAGAAGTAGCTATTCCAAAATGTGGTGAAAATGAAATAGTAATTAAAGTAACTTACTCTTCATTAAATTATAAAGACGCATTAAGTTCAGTTGGGAATCCAGGGGTTACTAGAAACTTCCCACATATTACAGGAATTGATGTTGCAGGAACTGTATATGAATCAACTTCTTCAATATTTAAAGTAGGTGAAAGAGTTTTAGTAACTGGTTATGATATGGGAATGAATACAAATGGTGGACATGCTGAATTTGTAAAAATACCTGCTGATTGGGTAGCTAGAATACCTGATGCAATCACAGATAAAGAAATAATGACTTTTGGAACTGCTGGATTAACAGCTGCCTTAAGTGTAAATGAACTTATGGATAATGGCATTAGACCAGAATCTGGAAGCATTTTAGTGACAGGAGCAACAGGTGGAGTTGGATCTATTGCTGTATCTATTTTAAGTAAAATTGGATTTACAGTTGTTGCCATTTCAGGTAAAGAAGAAAAAACTGACTATTTAAAAAGAATTGGTGCTAGTGAAGTAATATTAAGAGATACATTTAATGAAGAAGCAAAAAAACCAATGATGGGTGAAAAATATGCAGGTGTTGTTGATACAGTTGGTGGAGAAGTATTAGCAAATGCATTAAAATATATTAAATATGATGGAGTAGCAACTTGTTGTGGTCTTACATCATCTCATGAATTAAATACAAATGTATTCCCTTTTATATTAAGAGGAGTAAGATTAATTGGAATTGATTCTGTTGAATGTAAATTAGAGAAAAAACAAGCTGCTTGGGAAAAAATAGCTAGTAAATGGAAGATAAGCACATTAAATAGCATCACTAATGAAATTACGTTAAATGAAGTTAAAGATGCATATTCATTATTGTTAGCAGGAAAAGCTGTTGGAAGATATGTGGTAAGAATAAAAGACTAA
- a CDS encoding winged helix-turn-helix transcriptional regulator → MTKKIDIKDKNMIIKCPVETAIDALAGKWKILILWYLKDEKKRFNELQKLLPRATQKMLIQKLRELEDDGLVHREVYPIVPPKVEYSLTTYGQSLKPILKQLYIWGDIHKKNKAI, encoded by the coding sequence ATGACTAAGAAAATAGATATAAAAGACAAAAATATGATAATAAAATGTCCTGTAGAAACTGCAATCGATGCACTTGCAGGAAAATGGAAGATTCTAATTTTATGGTATTTAAAAGATGAAAAGAAAAGATTTAATGAACTTCAAAAACTTCTTCCAAGAGCAACACAAAAGATGTTAATTCAGAAATTAAGAGAGTTAGAAGATGATGGTTTAGTTCATAGAGAAGTTTATCCTATTGTTCCACCAAAGGTTGAATATTCTCTTACAACTTATGGACAGAGTTTAAAACCTATTTTAAAACAATTATATATTTGGGGAGATATTCACAAAAAGAATAAAGCTATTTAA
- a CDS encoding ABC transporter permease translates to MQTITLVNLLYSLIPLLIVGYFYNKWANNSTEILYSTIRMIVQLLLVGYILIYLFHEKNIYLGIFILIFMMLVSSWISLRNSQDKSLVQFYKIALAISVSSFLHLILIINFILDLDTFYEPKYVIPIAGMILANSMNVLSIAIERFDKEISRNESFEIARNTAFKSALIPQINSLLAVGLVSLPGMMTGQILSGVDPLIAVRYQIMVMATILSSAGINMVIYFILKEKSIK, encoded by the coding sequence ATGCAAACAATCACATTAGTAAATTTACTTTATTCATTAATACCACTGTTAATAGTTGGATATTTTTATAATAAATGGGCAAATAATAGTACTGAAATATTATATTCAACAATAAGAATGATTGTTCAGCTTTTATTAGTAGGATATATACTTATATATCTTTTTCATGAAAAAAATATATATCTTGGTATATTTATATTAATATTTATGATGTTAGTTTCATCTTGGATTAGTCTTAGAAATTCACAAGACAAGTCATTGGTACAGTTTTATAAAATTGCATTGGCTATAAGTGTTTCTAGTTTTTTGCATCTAATATTAATTATAAATTTCATTTTAGATTTAGATACATTTTATGAGCCTAAATATGTAATACCAATTGCAGGAATGATACTTGCAAATTCTATGAATGTATTATCAATTGCAATTGAGAGATTTGATAAAGAGATATCAAGAAATGAAAGTTTTGAAATTGCAAGAAATACAGCTTTTAAATCAGCTTTAATTCCTCAAATAAACTCTTTGTTAGCTGTTGGATTAGTTTCACTACCAGGAATGATGACAGGTCAAATATTATCAGGAGTAGATCCTTTAATAGCTGTTAGATATCAAATCATGGTAATGGCTACTATACTTTCAAGCGCAGGGATTAATATGGTAATTTATTTTATTTTAAAAGAAAAAAGTATTAAATAG